Proteins encoded in a region of the Macaca mulatta isolate MMU2019108-1 chromosome X, T2T-MMU8v2.0, whole genome shotgun sequence genome:
- the UBA1 gene encoding ubiquitin-like modifier-activating enzyme 1 isoform X5: MGKMSSSPLSKKRRVSGPDPKPGSNCSPAQSVLSEVPSVPTNGMAKNGSEADIDEGLYSRQLYVLGHEAMKRLQTSSVLVSGLRGLGVEIAKNIILGGVKAVTLHDQGTAQWADLSSQFYLREEDIGKNRAEVSQPRLAELNSYVPVTAYTGPLVEDFLSGFQVVVLTNTPLEDQLRVGEFCHSRGIKLVVADTRGLFGQLFCDFGKEMILTDSNGEQPLSAMVSMVTKDNPGVVTCLDEARHGFESGDFVSFSEVQGMVELNGNQPMEIKVLGPYTFSICDTSNFSDYIRGGIVSQVKVPKKISFKSLVASLAEPDFVMTDFAKFSHPAQLHIGFQALHHFCAQHGRPPRPRNEEDATELVALAQAVNARALPAVQQENLDEDLIRKLAYVAAGDLAPINAFIGGLAAQEVMKACSGKFMPIMQWLYFDALECLPEDKEALTEDKCLPRQNRYDGQVAVFGSDLQEKLGKQKYFLVGAGAIGCELLKNFAMIGLGCREGGEIIVTDMDTIEKSNLNRQFLFRPWDVTKLKSDTAAAAVRQMNPHIRVTSHQNRVGPDTERIYDDDFFQNLDGVANALDNVDARMYMDRRCVYYRKPLLESGTLGTKGNVQVVIPFLTESYSSSQDPPEKSIPICTLKNFPNAIEHTLQWARDEFEGLFKQPAENVNQYLTDPKFVERTLRLAGTQPLEVLEAVQRSLVLQRPQTWADCVTWACHHWHTQYSNNIRQLLHNFPPDQLTSSGAPFWSGPKRCPHPLTFDVNNPLHLDYVMAAANLFAQTYGLTGSQDRAAVATLLQSVQVPEFTPKSGVKIHVSDQELQSANASVDDSRLEELKATLPSPDKLPGFKMYPIDFEKDDDSNFHMDFIVAASNLRAENYDIPPADRHKSKLIAGKIIPAIATTTAAVVGLVCLELYKVVQGHRQLDSYKNGFLNLALPFFGFSEPLAAPRHQYYNQEWTLWDRFEVQGLQPNGDEMTLKQFLDYFKTEHKLEITMLSQGVSMLYSFFMPAAKLKERLDQPMTEIVSRVSKRKLGRHVRALVLELCCNDESGEDVEVPYVRYTIR, from the exons ATGGGGAAG atgTCCAGCTCACCGCTGTCCAAGAAACGTCGCGTGTCCGGGCCTGATCCAAAGCCGGGTTCTAACTGCTCCCCTGCCCAGTCCGTGTTGTCTGAAGTGCCCTCGGTACCAACCAAC GGAATGGCCAAGAACGGCAGTGAAGCAGACATAGACGAGGGCCTTTACTCCCGGCAGCT GTATGTGTTGGGCCATGAGGCAATGAAGCGGCTCCAGACATCCAGTGTCCTGGTATCAGGCCTGCGGGGCCTGGGCGTGGAGATCGCTAAGAACATCATCCTTGGTGGGGTCAAGGCTGTCACCCTACATGACCAGGGCACTGCCCAGTGGGCTGATCTTTCCTCCCAG TTCTACCTGCGGGAGGAGGACATCGGTAAAAACCGGGCCGAGGTATCACAGCCCCGCCTTGCTGAGCTCAACAGCTATGTGCCTGTCACTGCCTACACTGGACCCCTCGTTGAGGACTTCCTTAGTGGTTTCCAG GTGGTGGTGCTCACCAACACCCCCCTGGAGGACCAGCTGCGAGTGGGTGAGTTCTGTCACAGCCGTGGCATCAAGCTGGTGGTGGCAGACACAAGGGGCCTGTTTGG GCAGCTCTTCTGTGACTTTGGAAAGGAAATGATCCTCACAGATTCCAATGGGGAGCAGCCGCTCAGTGCTATGGTTTCTATGGTTACCAAG GACAACCCTGGTGTGGTTACCTGCCTGGATGAGGCCCGACACGGGTTTGAAAGTGGGGACTTTGTCTCCTTTTCAGAAGTACAGGGCATGGTTGAACTCAACGGAAATCAGCCCATGGAGATCAAAGTCCTGG GTCCTTATACCTTTAGCATCTGTGACACCTCCAACTTCTCCGACTATATCCGTGGAGGCATCGTCAGTCAGGTCAAAGTACCTAAGAAGATTAGCTTT AAATCCTTGGTGGCCTCACTGGCAGAACCTGACTTTGTGATGACGGACTTCGCCAAGTTTTCTCACCCTGCCCAGCTGCACATTGGCTTCCAGGCCCTGCACCACTTCTGTGCTCAGCATGGCCGGCCACCTCGGCCCCGCAATGAG GAGGATGCAACAGAACTGGTGGCCTTAGCACAGGCTGTGAATGCTCGAGCCCTGCCAGCAGTGCAGCAAGAGAACCTGGACGAGGACCTCATCCGGAAGTTGGCATATGTGGCTGCTGGGGATCTGGCACCCATAAACGCCTTCATTGGGGGCCTGGCTGCCCAGGAAGTCATGAAG gCCTGCTCCGGGAAGTTCATGCCCATCATGCAGTGGCTATACTTTGATGCCCTTGAGTGTCTCCCTGAGGACAAAGAGGCCCTCACGGAGGACAAGTGCCTCCCA CGCCAGAACCGTTACGATGGGCAAGTGGCTGTGTTTGGCTCAGACCTGCAAGAGAAGCTGGGCAAGCAGAAGTATTTCCTG GTGGGTGCGGGGGCCATTGGCTGTGAGCTGCTCAAGAACTTTGCCATGATTGGGCTGGGCTGCAGGGAGGGTGGAGAAATCATCGTTACAGACATGGACACCATTGAGAAGTCAAATCTGAATCGACAGTTTCTTTTCCGGCCCTGGGATGTCACG AAGTTAAAGTCTGACACGGCCGCTGCAGCTGTGCGccagatgaatccacatatccgGGTGACAAGCCACCAGAACCGTGTGGGTCCTGACACAGAGCGCATCTATGATGACGATTTTTTCCAAAACCTAGATGGCGTGGCCAATGCCCTGGACAACGTGGATGCCC GCATGTACATGGACCGCCGCTGCGTCTACTACCGGAAGCCACTGCTGGAGTCAGGCACACTGGGCACCAAAGGCAACGTGCAGGTGGTGATCCCCTTCCTGACAGAGTCGTACAGTTCCAGCCAGGACCCACCTGAGAAGTCCATCCCCATCTGTACCCTGAAGAACTTCCCTAATGCCATCGAGCACACCCTGCAG TGGGCTCGGGATGAGTTTGAAGGCCTCTTCAAGCAGCCAGCAGAAAATGTCAACCAGTACCTCAC AGACCCCAAGTTTGTGGAGCGAACACTACGGTTGGCAGGCACCCAGCCCTTGGAGGTGCTGGAGGCTGTGCAGCGCAGCCTGGTGCTGCAGCGACCACAGACCTGGGCTGACTGTGTGACCTGGGCCTGCCACCACTGGCACACCCAGTACTCAAACAACATCCGGCAGCTGCTGCACAACTTCCCTCCTGACCAG CTCACAAGCTCAGGAGCCCCTTTCTGGTCTGGCCCCAAACGCTGTCCACACCCGCTCACCTTTGATGTCAACAAC CCCCTGCATCTGGACTATGTGATGGCTGCTGCCAACCTGTTTGCCCAGACCTACGGGCTGACAGGCTCTCAGGACCGAGCTGCTGTGGCCACACTCCTGCAGTCTGTGCAGGTCCCCGAATTCACCCCCAAGTCTGGCGTCAAGATCCATGTTTCTGACCAGGAGCTGCAGAGCGCCAATGCCTCTGTTG ATGACAGTCGTCTAGAGGAGCTCAAAGCTACTCTGCCCAGCCCAGACAAGCTCCCTGGATTCAAGATGTACCCCATTGACTTTGAGAAG GATGATGACAGCAACTTTCATATGGATTTCATCGTGGCTGCATCCAACCTCCGGGCAGAAAACTATGACATTCCTCCTGCAGACCGGCACAAG AGCAAGCTGATTGCGGGGAAGATCATCCCAGCCATTGCCACGACCACAGCAGCCGTGGTTGGCCTTGTGTGTCTGGAGCTGTACAAGGTTGTGCAGGGGCACCGACAGCTTGACTCCTACAAGAATGGTTTCCTCAACTTGGCCCTGCCTTTCTTCGGTTTCTCTGAACCCCTTGCCGCACCACGTCACCAG TATTATAACCAAGAGTGGACATTGTGGGATCGCTTTGAGGTACAAGGGCTGCAGCCTAATGGTGACGAGATGACCCTCAAACAGTTCCTCGACTACTTTAAG ACAGAGCACAAATTAGAGATCACCATGCTGTCCCAGGGCGTGTCCATGCTCTATTCCTTCTTCATGCCAGCTGCCAAGCTCAAGGAACGGTTGGATCAGCC GATGACAGAGATTGTGAGCCGTGTGTCGAAGCGAAAACTGGGCCGCCACGTGCGGGCGCTGGTGCTTGAGCTGTGCTGTAACGACGAGAGCGGCGAGGATGTCGAGGTTCCCTATGTCCGATACACCATCCGCTGA
- the UBA1 gene encoding ubiquitin-like modifier-activating enzyme 1 isoform X2 encodes MSSSPLSKKRRVSGPDPKPGSNCSPAQSVLSEVPSVPTNGMAKNGSEADIDEGLYSRQLYVLGHEAMKRLQTSSVLVSGLRGLGVEIAKNIILGGVKAVTLHDQGTAQWADLSSQFYLREEDIGKNRAEVSQPRLAELNSYVPVTAYTGPLVEDFLSGFQVVVLTNTPLEDQLRVGEFCHSRGIKLVVADTRGLFGQLFCDFGKEMILTDSNGEQPLSAMVSMVTKDNPGVVTCLDEARHGFESGDFVSFSEVQGMVELNGNQPMEIKVLGPYTFSICDTSNFSDYIRGGIVSQVKVPKKISFKSLVASLAEPDFVMTDFAKFSHPAQLHIGFQALHHFCAQHGRPPRPRNEEDATELVALAQAVNARALPAVQQENLDEDLIRKLAYVAAGDLAPINAFIGGLAAQEVMKACSGKFMPIMQWLYFDALECLPEDKEALTEDKCLPRQNRYDGQVAVFGSDLQEKLGKQKYFLVGAGAIGCELLKNFAMIGLGCREGGEIIVTDMDTIEKSNLNRQFLFRPWDVTKLKSDTAAAAVRQMNPHIRVTSHQNRVGPDTERIYDDDFFQNLDGVANALDNVDARMYMDRRCVYYRKPLLESGTLGTKGNVQVVIPFLTESYSSSQDPPEKSIPICTLKNFPNAIEHTLQWARDEFEGLFKQPAENVNQYLTDPKFVERTLRLAGTQPLEVLEAVQRSLVLQRPQTWADCVTWACHHWHTQYSNNIRQLLHNFPPDQLTSSGAPFWSGPKRCPHPLTFDVNNPLHLDYVMAAANLFAQTYGLTGSQDRAAVATLLQSVQVPEFTPKSGVKIHVSDQELQSANASVDDSRLEELKATLPSPDKLPGFKMYPIDFEKDDDSNFHMDFIVAASNLRAENYDIPPADRHKSKLIAGKIIPAIATTTAAVVGLVCLELYKVVQGHRQLDSYKNGFLNLALPFFGFSEPLAAPRHQVGARIRSGVWVGWGLDPLGWSPSYTPLFVLQYYNQEWTLWDRFEVQGLQPNGDEMTLKQFLDYFKTEHKLEITMLSQGVSMLYSFFMPAAKLKERLDQPMTEIVSRVSKRKLGRHVRALVLELCCNDESGEDVEVPYVRYTIR; translated from the exons atgTCCAGCTCACCGCTGTCCAAGAAACGTCGCGTGTCCGGGCCTGATCCAAAGCCGGGTTCTAACTGCTCCCCTGCCCAGTCCGTGTTGTCTGAAGTGCCCTCGGTACCAACCAAC GGAATGGCCAAGAACGGCAGTGAAGCAGACATAGACGAGGGCCTTTACTCCCGGCAGCT GTATGTGTTGGGCCATGAGGCAATGAAGCGGCTCCAGACATCCAGTGTCCTGGTATCAGGCCTGCGGGGCCTGGGCGTGGAGATCGCTAAGAACATCATCCTTGGTGGGGTCAAGGCTGTCACCCTACATGACCAGGGCACTGCCCAGTGGGCTGATCTTTCCTCCCAG TTCTACCTGCGGGAGGAGGACATCGGTAAAAACCGGGCCGAGGTATCACAGCCCCGCCTTGCTGAGCTCAACAGCTATGTGCCTGTCACTGCCTACACTGGACCCCTCGTTGAGGACTTCCTTAGTGGTTTCCAG GTGGTGGTGCTCACCAACACCCCCCTGGAGGACCAGCTGCGAGTGGGTGAGTTCTGTCACAGCCGTGGCATCAAGCTGGTGGTGGCAGACACAAGGGGCCTGTTTGG GCAGCTCTTCTGTGACTTTGGAAAGGAAATGATCCTCACAGATTCCAATGGGGAGCAGCCGCTCAGTGCTATGGTTTCTATGGTTACCAAG GACAACCCTGGTGTGGTTACCTGCCTGGATGAGGCCCGACACGGGTTTGAAAGTGGGGACTTTGTCTCCTTTTCAGAAGTACAGGGCATGGTTGAACTCAACGGAAATCAGCCCATGGAGATCAAAGTCCTGG GTCCTTATACCTTTAGCATCTGTGACACCTCCAACTTCTCCGACTATATCCGTGGAGGCATCGTCAGTCAGGTCAAAGTACCTAAGAAGATTAGCTTT AAATCCTTGGTGGCCTCACTGGCAGAACCTGACTTTGTGATGACGGACTTCGCCAAGTTTTCTCACCCTGCCCAGCTGCACATTGGCTTCCAGGCCCTGCACCACTTCTGTGCTCAGCATGGCCGGCCACCTCGGCCCCGCAATGAG GAGGATGCAACAGAACTGGTGGCCTTAGCACAGGCTGTGAATGCTCGAGCCCTGCCAGCAGTGCAGCAAGAGAACCTGGACGAGGACCTCATCCGGAAGTTGGCATATGTGGCTGCTGGGGATCTGGCACCCATAAACGCCTTCATTGGGGGCCTGGCTGCCCAGGAAGTCATGAAG gCCTGCTCCGGGAAGTTCATGCCCATCATGCAGTGGCTATACTTTGATGCCCTTGAGTGTCTCCCTGAGGACAAAGAGGCCCTCACGGAGGACAAGTGCCTCCCA CGCCAGAACCGTTACGATGGGCAAGTGGCTGTGTTTGGCTCAGACCTGCAAGAGAAGCTGGGCAAGCAGAAGTATTTCCTG GTGGGTGCGGGGGCCATTGGCTGTGAGCTGCTCAAGAACTTTGCCATGATTGGGCTGGGCTGCAGGGAGGGTGGAGAAATCATCGTTACAGACATGGACACCATTGAGAAGTCAAATCTGAATCGACAGTTTCTTTTCCGGCCCTGGGATGTCACG AAGTTAAAGTCTGACACGGCCGCTGCAGCTGTGCGccagatgaatccacatatccgGGTGACAAGCCACCAGAACCGTGTGGGTCCTGACACAGAGCGCATCTATGATGACGATTTTTTCCAAAACCTAGATGGCGTGGCCAATGCCCTGGACAACGTGGATGCCC GCATGTACATGGACCGCCGCTGCGTCTACTACCGGAAGCCACTGCTGGAGTCAGGCACACTGGGCACCAAAGGCAACGTGCAGGTGGTGATCCCCTTCCTGACAGAGTCGTACAGTTCCAGCCAGGACCCACCTGAGAAGTCCATCCCCATCTGTACCCTGAAGAACTTCCCTAATGCCATCGAGCACACCCTGCAG TGGGCTCGGGATGAGTTTGAAGGCCTCTTCAAGCAGCCAGCAGAAAATGTCAACCAGTACCTCAC AGACCCCAAGTTTGTGGAGCGAACACTACGGTTGGCAGGCACCCAGCCCTTGGAGGTGCTGGAGGCTGTGCAGCGCAGCCTGGTGCTGCAGCGACCACAGACCTGGGCTGACTGTGTGACCTGGGCCTGCCACCACTGGCACACCCAGTACTCAAACAACATCCGGCAGCTGCTGCACAACTTCCCTCCTGACCAG CTCACAAGCTCAGGAGCCCCTTTCTGGTCTGGCCCCAAACGCTGTCCACACCCGCTCACCTTTGATGTCAACAAC CCCCTGCATCTGGACTATGTGATGGCTGCTGCCAACCTGTTTGCCCAGACCTACGGGCTGACAGGCTCTCAGGACCGAGCTGCTGTGGCCACACTCCTGCAGTCTGTGCAGGTCCCCGAATTCACCCCCAAGTCTGGCGTCAAGATCCATGTTTCTGACCAGGAGCTGCAGAGCGCCAATGCCTCTGTTG ATGACAGTCGTCTAGAGGAGCTCAAAGCTACTCTGCCCAGCCCAGACAAGCTCCCTGGATTCAAGATGTACCCCATTGACTTTGAGAAG GATGATGACAGCAACTTTCATATGGATTTCATCGTGGCTGCATCCAACCTCCGGGCAGAAAACTATGACATTCCTCCTGCAGACCGGCACAAG AGCAAGCTGATTGCGGGGAAGATCATCCCAGCCATTGCCACGACCACAGCAGCCGTGGTTGGCCTTGTGTGTCTGGAGCTGTACAAGGTTGTGCAGGGGCACCGACAGCTTGACTCCTACAAGAATGGTTTCCTCAACTTGGCCCTGCCTTTCTTCGGTTTCTCTGAACCCCTTGCCGCACCACGTCACCAGGTGGGGGCCCGCATCAGAAGTGGGGTTTGGGTGGG ATGGGGGCTGGACCCTctgggatggtctccatcttacACTCCCCTCTTTGTCCTGCAGTATTATAACCAAGAGTGGACATTGTGGGATCGCTTTGAGGTACAAGGGCTGCAGCCTAATGGTGACGAGATGACCCTCAAACAGTTCCTCGACTACTTTAAG ACAGAGCACAAATTAGAGATCACCATGCTGTCCCAGGGCGTGTCCATGCTCTATTCCTTCTTCATGCCAGCTGCCAAGCTCAAGGAACGGTTGGATCAGCC GATGACAGAGATTGTGAGCCGTGTGTCGAAGCGAAAACTGGGCCGCCACGTGCGGGCGCTGGTGCTTGAGCTGTGCTGTAACGACGAGAGCGGCGAGGATGTCGAGGTTCCCTATGTCCGATACACCATCCGCTGA
- the UBA1 gene encoding ubiquitin-like modifier-activating enzyme 1 isoform X6, translated as MSSSPLSKKRRVSGPDPKPGSNCSPAQSVLSEVPSVPTNGMAKNGSEADIDEGLYSRQLYVLGHEAMKRLQTSSVLVSGLRGLGVEIAKNIILGGVKAVTLHDQGTAQWADLSSQFYLREEDIGKNRAEVSQPRLAELNSYVPVTAYTGPLVEDFLSGFQVVVLTNTPLEDQLRVGEFCHSRGIKLVVADTRGLFGQLFCDFGKEMILTDSNGEQPLSAMVSMVTKDNPGVVTCLDEARHGFESGDFVSFSEVQGMVELNGNQPMEIKVLGPYTFSICDTSNFSDYIRGGIVSQVKVPKKISFKSLVASLAEPDFVMTDFAKFSHPAQLHIGFQALHHFCAQHGRPPRPRNEEDATELVALAQAVNARALPAVQQENLDEDLIRKLAYVAAGDLAPINAFIGGLAAQEVMKACSGKFMPIMQWLYFDALECLPEDKEALTEDKCLPRQNRYDGQVAVFGSDLQEKLGKQKYFLVGAGAIGCELLKNFAMIGLGCREGGEIIVTDMDTIEKSNLNRQFLFRPWDVTKLKSDTAAAAVRQMNPHIRVTSHQNRVGPDTERIYDDDFFQNLDGVANALDNVDARMYMDRRCVYYRKPLLESGTLGTKGNVQVVIPFLTESYSSSQDPPEKSIPICTLKNFPNAIEHTLQWARDEFEGLFKQPAENVNQYLTDPKFVERTLRLAGTQPLEVLEAVQRSLVLQRPQTWADCVTWACHHWHTQYSNNIRQLLHNFPPDQLTSSGAPFWSGPKRCPHPLTFDVNNPLHLDYVMAAANLFAQTYGLTGSQDRAAVATLLQSVQVPEFTPKSGVKIHVSDQELQSANASVDDSRLEELKATLPSPDKLPGFKMYPIDFEKDDDSNFHMDFIVAASNLRAENYDIPPADRHKSKLIAGKIIPAIATTTAAVVGLVCLELYKVVQGHRQLDSYKNGFLNLALPFFGFSEPLAAPRHQYYNQEWTLWDRFEVQGLQPNGDEMTLKQFLDYFKTEHKLEITMLSQGVSMLYSFFMPAAKLKERLDQPMTEIVSRVSKRKLGRHVRALVLELCCNDESGEDVEVPYVRYTIR; from the exons atgTCCAGCTCACCGCTGTCCAAGAAACGTCGCGTGTCCGGGCCTGATCCAAAGCCGGGTTCTAACTGCTCCCCTGCCCAGTCCGTGTTGTCTGAAGTGCCCTCGGTACCAACCAAC GGAATGGCCAAGAACGGCAGTGAAGCAGACATAGACGAGGGCCTTTACTCCCGGCAGCT GTATGTGTTGGGCCATGAGGCAATGAAGCGGCTCCAGACATCCAGTGTCCTGGTATCAGGCCTGCGGGGCCTGGGCGTGGAGATCGCTAAGAACATCATCCTTGGTGGGGTCAAGGCTGTCACCCTACATGACCAGGGCACTGCCCAGTGGGCTGATCTTTCCTCCCAG TTCTACCTGCGGGAGGAGGACATCGGTAAAAACCGGGCCGAGGTATCACAGCCCCGCCTTGCTGAGCTCAACAGCTATGTGCCTGTCACTGCCTACACTGGACCCCTCGTTGAGGACTTCCTTAGTGGTTTCCAG GTGGTGGTGCTCACCAACACCCCCCTGGAGGACCAGCTGCGAGTGGGTGAGTTCTGTCACAGCCGTGGCATCAAGCTGGTGGTGGCAGACACAAGGGGCCTGTTTGG GCAGCTCTTCTGTGACTTTGGAAAGGAAATGATCCTCACAGATTCCAATGGGGAGCAGCCGCTCAGTGCTATGGTTTCTATGGTTACCAAG GACAACCCTGGTGTGGTTACCTGCCTGGATGAGGCCCGACACGGGTTTGAAAGTGGGGACTTTGTCTCCTTTTCAGAAGTACAGGGCATGGTTGAACTCAACGGAAATCAGCCCATGGAGATCAAAGTCCTGG GTCCTTATACCTTTAGCATCTGTGACACCTCCAACTTCTCCGACTATATCCGTGGAGGCATCGTCAGTCAGGTCAAAGTACCTAAGAAGATTAGCTTT AAATCCTTGGTGGCCTCACTGGCAGAACCTGACTTTGTGATGACGGACTTCGCCAAGTTTTCTCACCCTGCCCAGCTGCACATTGGCTTCCAGGCCCTGCACCACTTCTGTGCTCAGCATGGCCGGCCACCTCGGCCCCGCAATGAG GAGGATGCAACAGAACTGGTGGCCTTAGCACAGGCTGTGAATGCTCGAGCCCTGCCAGCAGTGCAGCAAGAGAACCTGGACGAGGACCTCATCCGGAAGTTGGCATATGTGGCTGCTGGGGATCTGGCACCCATAAACGCCTTCATTGGGGGCCTGGCTGCCCAGGAAGTCATGAAG gCCTGCTCCGGGAAGTTCATGCCCATCATGCAGTGGCTATACTTTGATGCCCTTGAGTGTCTCCCTGAGGACAAAGAGGCCCTCACGGAGGACAAGTGCCTCCCA CGCCAGAACCGTTACGATGGGCAAGTGGCTGTGTTTGGCTCAGACCTGCAAGAGAAGCTGGGCAAGCAGAAGTATTTCCTG GTGGGTGCGGGGGCCATTGGCTGTGAGCTGCTCAAGAACTTTGCCATGATTGGGCTGGGCTGCAGGGAGGGTGGAGAAATCATCGTTACAGACATGGACACCATTGAGAAGTCAAATCTGAATCGACAGTTTCTTTTCCGGCCCTGGGATGTCACG AAGTTAAAGTCTGACACGGCCGCTGCAGCTGTGCGccagatgaatccacatatccgGGTGACAAGCCACCAGAACCGTGTGGGTCCTGACACAGAGCGCATCTATGATGACGATTTTTTCCAAAACCTAGATGGCGTGGCCAATGCCCTGGACAACGTGGATGCCC GCATGTACATGGACCGCCGCTGCGTCTACTACCGGAAGCCACTGCTGGAGTCAGGCACACTGGGCACCAAAGGCAACGTGCAGGTGGTGATCCCCTTCCTGACAGAGTCGTACAGTTCCAGCCAGGACCCACCTGAGAAGTCCATCCCCATCTGTACCCTGAAGAACTTCCCTAATGCCATCGAGCACACCCTGCAG TGGGCTCGGGATGAGTTTGAAGGCCTCTTCAAGCAGCCAGCAGAAAATGTCAACCAGTACCTCAC AGACCCCAAGTTTGTGGAGCGAACACTACGGTTGGCAGGCACCCAGCCCTTGGAGGTGCTGGAGGCTGTGCAGCGCAGCCTGGTGCTGCAGCGACCACAGACCTGGGCTGACTGTGTGACCTGGGCCTGCCACCACTGGCACACCCAGTACTCAAACAACATCCGGCAGCTGCTGCACAACTTCCCTCCTGACCAG CTCACAAGCTCAGGAGCCCCTTTCTGGTCTGGCCCCAAACGCTGTCCACACCCGCTCACCTTTGATGTCAACAAC CCCCTGCATCTGGACTATGTGATGGCTGCTGCCAACCTGTTTGCCCAGACCTACGGGCTGACAGGCTCTCAGGACCGAGCTGCTGTGGCCACACTCCTGCAGTCTGTGCAGGTCCCCGAATTCACCCCCAAGTCTGGCGTCAAGATCCATGTTTCTGACCAGGAGCTGCAGAGCGCCAATGCCTCTGTTG ATGACAGTCGTCTAGAGGAGCTCAAAGCTACTCTGCCCAGCCCAGACAAGCTCCCTGGATTCAAGATGTACCCCATTGACTTTGAGAAG GATGATGACAGCAACTTTCATATGGATTTCATCGTGGCTGCATCCAACCTCCGGGCAGAAAACTATGACATTCCTCCTGCAGACCGGCACAAG AGCAAGCTGATTGCGGGGAAGATCATCCCAGCCATTGCCACGACCACAGCAGCCGTGGTTGGCCTTGTGTGTCTGGAGCTGTACAAGGTTGTGCAGGGGCACCGACAGCTTGACTCCTACAAGAATGGTTTCCTCAACTTGGCCCTGCCTTTCTTCGGTTTCTCTGAACCCCTTGCCGCACCACGTCACCAG TATTATAACCAAGAGTGGACATTGTGGGATCGCTTTGAGGTACAAGGGCTGCAGCCTAATGGTGACGAGATGACCCTCAAACAGTTCCTCGACTACTTTAAG ACAGAGCACAAATTAGAGATCACCATGCTGTCCCAGGGCGTGTCCATGCTCTATTCCTTCTTCATGCCAGCTGCCAAGCTCAAGGAACGGTTGGATCAGCC GATGACAGAGATTGTGAGCCGTGTGTCGAAGCGAAAACTGGGCCGCCACGTGCGGGCGCTGGTGCTTGAGCTGTGCTGTAACGACGAGAGCGGCGAGGATGTCGAGGTTCCCTATGTCCGATACACCATCCGCTGA